The Lysinibacillus irui sequence TTTTCCATCAAAAAAGCCTTCTCAATGTTGAGAGGGCTTTTGATGAGCTTTACCTATCAGATAGGCACTTAAAGGTACGTATGAAATGATTTTGATAAGCAGCATACAGACAAGTAAACTGGACAGGAAAAGTGAAATTACTTGAAGAGCGGTAGTAGGTAGTAATGCGCAATAAGGAGCAAGATATTCTTGGATCAGCCAGTGTATTAGAAAGATACCAAAGGAATAGCGACTTAAAATATGGAGATAAGAGAGCTTGGGCATACTTTGTGCAAACGCTAATATACAAAATGTTATAGTCAAAACGAATAACATAATATCGATTCTTCTGGATGTAATCTGCTGAGCACCTAAATAATAGTTTGCATATAAAATGGCCATTGCAAGTATAACGGAAAGGACTGTGACGAATTTATATTTGACAAGATAACGTGCTATTTTTTCATAATGACTACCAATGATATAGGCCATTGCAAAATAAGGAAGCCAACCAACAAAGAGCAAACGCATAAAATGATCATTCTGGATGAAATAGTCGAAATTCAAATTTACAATAGTCATATAAAAAATTCCTAGTAAGAAAAAAATAGAAGTAAACCAGATACTGGATAGCTGCCATTTTTTTATGAAAAAAAAGAGAATATAAAGCTGAAAGATCGTCATGACAAACCATCCTGAAAAGTCTCCTAAAACAATATGTCGATATAATGCATTCCAAAAGTTTTCATCATAATGAAAAGCGGCGTTGGCTGCATATAAAATACCTGCAGCTACAAACGGCATAACAATAAACTGAAAACGACGCCATAAAAAAAGGGGAGGTAGCTGATTTGGGTAGCGATTAGCTAAGATCAAAATAGATAATAAAATAAAGGTTGGTGTAGCGAAACATAACAATAATCTAAAAAATTGATAGTATGGTTGATCAATATAGCCATTAATCGTTTCAATATTGGTTGTAGCATGTAATAATACAATACTTAAGCAAGCAATTACCCGCAAAACGTTCCACTCATACACCAAATCAATCACCCTCGTTTTCAGTAAACTGGGAGGCATCCAGTTATAAGATGCAACCTAACTAAATATATGTGTATGACATACGTGATAAAACCTTCCTAGCTTTCCTTCCATAAATAGTTTGGACCACAAAATATTATTAAAAAACTCTAGTAACTTAGCAAGAGTTCCATTTTTGCATATGTGTCACATAACTACTATGCATATACTGTGGCAAGAGGGGGGGAGGTGAGCTTTTATGAGAATTAACTGGAAGGTTCGTCTTCAACATATTCCATTTCTACTAGGGCTATTTTCATTGTTACTCCTACTCGCACAACAAGTAGCGGCTATTTTTGGCTATGATTTAACAGCTGCGATGAGTGAGCAAATTTCATCGATTTTAAATACAGTTTTATCCATCCTTGTGTTAATGGGTGTCATTGTAGATCCTACGACACGTGGCACAAGTGATAGTGAGCGTGCTCTAATGTATAGGAGACCGAGATAAATTAAACTAAAAGTGTAATTTTACAATAAGGATAAATATGTTATAATGTTAGAAAATTGATAAAGTAGGGAGGATGATTGAATGTCCATTGAATTGGAGCGTAGAATTGCTAAGCTCGAGGAGGAAATGGCAGATTTACGTCAGGAGTTGTCTTCACTAAAGCGTACTCAAAACACTGAAAAAATAAATACTCTTGATGCCAGACAATCGATAATCAAGCAATCAGAACCAATAAAACCAAAACCCACACTGGAGTCGAAGCCTATCCCGTCCAAAGTAACGGAAAAAGAAGTGCAACCACAGCCATCGATGGAGGAACGTGTTATGTGGGCACTTCCAAAAGTATTCATGGTTATTTTAGTGATGGGGGTCCTTTGGGGACTAAAACTTGTCAGTGATTATGGTTATTTATCGAATGACGTGAAAATCATCCTCGCCTATGCATTATCGGTGGGATTGGTGGTCATTGCCTACGTATTGGAACGTAGAAAAGTAGGCTCTGCTGCAATGACAATTTCACTATATGGTGGGGCATTTATTGTTGGTATTTTAACAACAGCAGCAAGTGCCATTTTGTATGAAATCATCGCTCTAACACCTGCATTAGGCATTACGATTCTGTATATTGGCTATGGAATTGGCATTAGTTATTTGAAGAAAAATGAAGCACTCACTATTTTTGTTGCTTTTACGTCGTTATTATTACCTTATTTACTAGAGTATATGGATTTTAGTGCCGTCATTATTTTACTATTTGTGATCGTATTGTTTGCTGCACTACAATTGGTCATTTATCAGCACAAGCAAAAGCTTGCACTTTATATAGCTACTTTCTTCTCTGTTCTAGCAGTGAGCATTGTAGCGTTTATGAATAGTGATCAGCAAGTTGTTTTTGCACTTGGTTTACTGGTGATTCTGGCAATCTTTTACGCAATTTGGTGTCTACTGTATCGTGTGCAATCAAAATGGAAGCCACTACATATAGGGCTCCAATTTTCTTTAGGCTCTTTTACTTTAATATTGATGAATCTTATTATCCGTTCGCTTGAAAATGGAGAAATACTACTCATTACCTTGATGATTTTATTTGGCGCAATAGCGTTTTATAGCTATCGTAAAAATTGGCAGGAAGTATTGGATAGTGCTGTCACGCTGGCATTTATTACACTATGTAATACCGTACTTCTAATGAATTTACCAAATAACATAGATGATTTACTTTATCCGCTCATTATATTTGCTGGTGTTATGATGAGTTTACGTATACGGGCAAGTATCATGAAGGTAGTTACTTCATTTTTCCTTGTGTTGACATTTACATTAAACTACGTCTTTCATGAGCCAAAACCATTTTTCAGCATAGATCATCTAAGTTTATTCATGCCGATTATCTACCTAATCGTCATATATTTATATGCAAGACGTCCAAAAGAAACAATTACACCATTTGAAAAGGTTATGAAGGATTTATACATCATCGATATTTTAGCAGTGGTCACAGCAGGCTATTTCTTAGCTTATATTGGCAAACTAGACAGTGCTTATTTTGTGGACACAAACGGTATTCCTTATATGATGAGTATTGCATTAGCTGCACTATTTGCAGGCTCTTTACTAGTTGCCGAATCATACAAAGGGCGAGCGTTAACACCAGTTCTCGGCGCATTTTTCCTCCTATTCTCTTTGCTGATTAGCACCAAGACTTCAATGATGGATAGTTTGAATATTATCACTAGATTTGTTTATATTGCAGTCATTGTAGCCATCATCGTAGATATCTTTGTAAAAGGGCTTATTTACCGATTGTATGAAGATCGTCTAGGGAAATATGTCGATGCTATTGTAAGTTCTGGTATTGTACTCACAATGATTTCTATTTGGGGGCTGATTCAACAGTTTACGAATAATAACGTACTAGATTGGAAGCTAAGCATTGCCCTTACAACGATCACATTATTCTTGACGGCCAGTGTTTCATTATGGCTTGGTTCAAAACATCATCTTAAAACACTCCGTACAACAGGCTTTGTCATTTTGGTCATGGCGTTTATTAAGCTTATATTCTTTGACTTATCCGCACTTGATTTATTAATTAGAGCAATTCTGTTTATTACAATTGGTGGGATTGGCATGCTGTTGTCGGGTAGGTTGTTGAGGAAATAAAGAAGAAAAGAGATTCCAATGTATTTTGGAATCTCTTTTTACATTATGTTAAAATGATATCGAAACCTTACTATATTCCCCGCTTTTTAAAGTTCAACATTTCCCTAATCTTACATCATTCATTCTCTATTGTTTTTATCCAAATTTTCCATAGCGACAAGTATTTTAATAGATTCTTTAATAACCTAACAATGTTAGGAGGACTTGTTATTGAACAATACTTACATGGATAGGCGAACCATACGATTTGTATGGGCTCCTATTGGTTTAGGAGGTCAAAAAAATGGAAATGGCTTATACAATCTTTATATTTTTATTTGGGCTTGTCTTTGGCTCTTTTTATAATGTGGTAGGTTTACGTGTCCCACAGAAGGAATCGATTGTCCATCCTCCTTCACATTGTATCAACTGTAATAGACAATTAAAGATGATTGATTTAGTACCAGTATTGTCTTATGTGTTTTTAGGGGGGAAATGTCGAAGCTGTGGCTATACAATTTGTTGGATATACCCAGCAATAGAAATATGGACAGGTGTTTTGTTTGCCTTTGCTTATTGGCGGCTAGGTTGGGGCATAGAATTTATTGTAGCGCTTTTATTTATCTCCTTGTTCGTTATTATTATTGTTTCGGATTTAGCCTATATGCTCATCCCAGATAGGGTGCTTATATTCTTTTTACCATTCCTCGTTGTAGGTCGGGTACTATCGCCATTAACACCATGGTGGGATTGTCTTGTGGGTGCTGTCGTTGGTTTTGGCATACTATATGTTATTGCGGTTATATCGAATGGTGGCATGGGTGGAGGAGATATTAAATTATTCTTTTTAATTGGACTCGTTCTTGGCACAATCAATACACTGTTAACACTATTTCTGGCGGCAGTTATCGGTATGATTGTGGGGGTTATCATTTTGTTCAAGCGTAAGCAAGGAAGAAAAACACCCTTCCCCTTTGGTCCGTCTATCGCCTTAGCAGCGATCATTGTTTATTTTTATGGTGATTCATTAATCAATTGGTATTTAGGTTTTTGGTAATTGTCAATCTTCAAGTATATGGAGGGAAGCAAGTGAAACCGGTTATTGGCATTACAGCCTTTGTGGAGGATGATTTATCCGCTCATTTAAATGCTGCTTACAGTCAAAGTATTATTGAGGCGGGAGGAATTCCGCTTATTATTCCTTTAGGTGTTGAGGAGGATGCGGCTCAAATTTTAGCTCTTACAGATGGTTTATTGTTATCGGGTGGCTATGATGTGCATCCATTTCTATTCGGAGCAGAGCCATCACCAAAGCTAGGGAAAATTCATCCAGCGAGGGATACAGTTGAACTAGCTTTAATTGAAGCTGCTTTTATACGAAAAATGCCTATTTTCGGTATTTGTCGTGGAATCCAAATTTTAAATGTCGCATTAGGTGGTACTTTATATCAGGACATTGATAGTGACCATTTTAGTACGAAGTTGCTTAAACATGCACAGCAATCAGGTCGAGCTGTAGCTACTCATTATGTACAGATTATTGCAGATAATTTATTAGCAACTATTTTAGAACAAGAGAAAGTTGCTGTAAATTCATTTCATCATCAGGCTGTGAATGTTCTAGCAGAGAAATTAAAAGTAGCAGCGAAATCAAGCGATGGTATTATCGAAGCGGTAGTTCATGAAGATTTACCATTTTGCTTGGCAGTTCAGTGGCATCCTGAGGAAATGGCCATAGCAGGAGAAGAGAACGCTAAAAAATTATTTTCAGCATTTGTAGAGGCTAGCTTAAAGTTCAAAAAAGAAGCTTAGAAGGGCATAGAGTAAAGAATCCAATGCTAGTATGTGGATTCTTTTTTTGCGTAAAAAAGAGGATACATGCTCATAAGGAACATATAATCCTCGATACCTATTTTCGTAATTAATGCACACGACGGTAGAGACCAACAACTTGTCCTAAAATAGAAACTTGATCGACAATAATTGGCTCCATGGATGAATTTTCAGGCTGTAAACGGAAATGGTTTTTTTCTTTGAAAAAACGTTTTACAGTGGCTTCATCCTCAGCTGTCATAGCTACAACAATATCACCGTTATTGGCAGTTGCCTTTTGCTTCACAATGACTAAGTCCCCATCTAAAATTCCTGCTTCAATCATTGATTCCCCCATAATTTCAAGCATGAACAATTGATCTTCACTTGTGCCATACGTATCTGGTAGCGGGAAATACTCTTCAATGTTTTCAATAGCTGTAATAGGAGAACCGGCTGTAACCTTACCAACAAGTGGAACATGAATTACTTGTTGCTTTTGAATGGATTCTTCAGGCTCTAGAATTTCAATCGCACGTGGCTTTGTTGGATCTCGACGAATAAAGCCTTTTTGTTCTAATCGAGCTAGATGACCATGAACAGTGGAACTTGAAGCAAGTCCAACTGCTTCCCCGATTTCTCGTACTGATGGTGGATAGCCCTTAGCTCGTACCTCTTCTTTAATAAAAGCTAAAATATCCTCTTGTCTTTTTGAAACTTTTTTCATGAGTGCTCACCTCTTTTTTCTAATATCATTCTTCTTATTTGATAGTATAACAGAATGCGAACACGTATGCAAACATAGGTTCGAAAAGTGTTTGACAAAAACGTTTGTTCGCTTTATTATGAGAACATACATTCCGAACAAACATTCTAAAAAGGGGTTATGAACATGACATGGTTAAAGAAAAACACACATATTTCAATCTTGATGGGAGTTTGTCTACTATTTGCAGGATATCTTTACATTACTGATCCAGGACACGTTAGTTACGCTGAAATTCAAATCGAACACGGGGATAGCTTATGGTCGTTAGCAGAGCAATACCGTGGTAAAATGAGTACTGAAGATTGGATTAAGCTTGTGAAAACAGAAAATGAGCTAGCGGATATTAAAATTGTGGCAGGAAAATCTCTAGTCATTCCTGTAGTGAGTAATCATGCCGATCCCATCAATACCATTGAAATTGCGAGAAACGAACAATGATCAATAATCAACTGTCGGCTGTTGTCTATTGCCGTGTAAGTACTGAAAAGGAAACACAAAGCTCGTCTTTAGAGCGCCAACAAGAAGAGTTACTGCGCTATGCAAAAGAGCAAGGTTATGAGGTGAAGGGCGTTTTTAAGGATAAGCACAGCGGCTACGATGTAGAACGTGAGGGCTTACTTGAAATGCTTGATTTCATTAAAGAAAAGGGGATTAACGCCCTTTTTGTACAAGATGAAACACGTTTAGGACGTGGAAATGCAAGGATGGCTGTGTTGCATTTGTTACAAAAATCAGCAACAGATGTTTTCTCTATGCGTGATGCAGGACCGGTTCAACTAAACGAAATGGACACGATGCTGCTTGAGATTTTAGCGATAGTAGAGGAATACCAGCGTAGAATACATAATGCTAAAATACGTAGAGGTATGCGTCGTGCTGTAGAGAATGGCTTCCGTCCTGAAAATAATTTATCGAATCGAGGTAACCCGCATGGTCAGGAGCGTAAGGAACTACCTGTAGATGAAATTGTCAAGCTGCGTAAACGTGGATTTACCTTTGAAGAAATTTCTATAACGCTTAGAGGGTTAGGTTTTGAAGTTAGTAAAGCGACTGTCCATCGCAGATTTCAAGAACATCAAGAAAGATTAGCAGGAAAATGATATAGCCTGCTAATCTTTTTTTATCTTCTGTACTTCGCTATTAATAGGAAGATAAGCTTTCTATGCTTACGTTAGTAGGTAGTTTAAAAGGGTGTTCTTTATTAATTCGATCATAAAACATAATGCCGTTTAGATGGTCGATTTCATGTTGGACAACAATTGCACCATAGCCCTGTAACTGCACGATGATTTCTTGTCCATTAATGTTATAACCTTTAACCTTAATACGTTCATATCTTGGCACAAAACCATGGACTGGTCGATTAACAGATAAACACCCTTCTCCCTCTGGTAAATAAATCATATTTACAGAATGACTGATTATTTTAGGGTTGATCAACATCATTTCATAGTCATCAAAAAATATAGCAAACATTCGTTTATCTACGCCAATTTGGTTAGCTGATAGTCCACTTCCAGGTCGAAGCTTATATTTTTTTGCTAGATTTGGATCTTGGCTATTTTTTAAATATTGCAGCATTGATAATAATGTATGTTGGTCTTCTTTTGTCACAGGGATTGTCACTTCTTGTGTTTGTTTTCGTAATAATACGGAGTCCTCTTTTACGAAATCTTTCATAGTAATCATATAATTAGGATGAAATCTATTCATAGATAAACACCTCATCAATACGACTATTGAGGACTTTAGCAATTTTAAAAGCTAACTCAAGCGTCGGATCGTACTTATCATTTTCAATACAATTGATTGTTTGTCTGACAACCCCGCATTCCTTAGCAAGAGCAGCTTGTGTTATTCCTAATCTTTTTCTCAAAACTTTGATAATATTCTTCAGATTTACTCCTCCATTTTTGTCCGAAGTATTAGACATTATTATAGCGAAAATCTACAAGAGATGTCCAAGGAATTAGACATGTGGAGTGTTTTATTTTTCATACCAGTTGGCATTAAAATTTAGATTTAGCGCTTTCCCTAAATTAATACCGAATTGAATAAAGGCTCTACCACGTGCTGTAATGATATGGCCGTCTTGCACAAAGAGTTCGTCAGAATAATGTCGTAGATCAAAAATCCCTAACTGTCTTATTCCATCTAAAGGCAAACCAACCGTGTATTGTTTGTTTGCTAAAATTCCAGCCTTTGCTAATAAATAGGGGGAGCTAGAGATACTTGCGATAATGCCTTCTTTATCGTGGATTGCACGTATAAAATCGAATATTTCCTGTTCTTGTTGTAGGTAAGATATGTCCATGCATCCTGGCAATACAAGACTATCAATATCAGCTAAGTTCGCCTCGCTTATTAGAGAATCCACTACACAGCATAAACCCGATTCCCCGCGTATTGGTTCATTGTTTAAACCTAGGGTGATGATAGGTTTGCCACCTTGCATTAATATAGACAAGGCCACGCTTAATTCATATTCACTAAATTGAGGGTATAATAATACAGCCGTTTTCTTCATTCACACTCTCCTTTGTTCGTCCACTCTTCCTGCAAAATGGCGTAATAAAATTCATCCCACCAATCTTCACCATGCGGTATACATTTTTTAAAAAAACCTTCACGTCGCATACCTATCTTTTCCATGACCCTATATGAAGCGATATTTTCGGGCTGACATGTTGCAATTATTCTATGAAGCTTCATTTCGGTGAAGCCATAATCTAAAACAGCAAGCGCCGCTTCAGAAGCAAACCCATGGTTCTGATAAAGAGGATTTAAAACCCATCCGATTTCATAGGTATGTTCACCAAAGTATCGGTGAAAAACAATATGACCGATCACCAATTGTTGCTCTCTTAAAACAATGGCAAAATGTTTGGCTTGTACATCACTGTTTTCTATTATAAATTTTCGTACCTGTTCTTCATCGAAAACGCCTTCAGGCATGTAATGCATCACCGTTTTATCTGACAAATAACTATAAATAGCAGGAAAATCTTTTGCTTCAAAATTTCTGATAAGTAATCGTTGAGTTGTAATATTCACGTTCATTCCCCCAATATCTATCAATTTTTCCCTTTTACTATAGTTATACACCTCTAACATCTGGAAGTCATGTGAATAATAGCAAAGAGGTGTTATTAAGGGTTGGTATAACTGCATTTTAAGGGAAACCATGCTATACTTTGCATACTGAAGTCTTTAAGATAGGTATTGAAAGGTGTGTAACAATGTTATCAAAAGAAAAAATTAATCGAATTAATGAACTTTCTGCCAAAGCAAAAAGTGGACAATTAACAGAGGAAGAGGCAAAGGAGCGAACAGCGCTTCGTAAGGAGTACTTAGATACGTTCCGAGCAACAATGCGCGATACGATTGAAAATGTAAAAGTGGTGGATGTAGAAGGTAATGATGTCACACCAGAGAAGGTTAGACAAGCGAAAAAAAATAAATTTCTAAATTAATGTGACACAATTCAATAAAGTATGTATGAAAAACCAAATAGTATAACAAAAGCATTGTTTTCTACAGCAATGTTGACTAAACTGTAAAAGAACAATATATAGGACGAGAAAGGATGTCACAATATAATGACTCAACATGCGGATCTATTAGCAATTAATGCTATCCGAACTTTGTCAATCGACGCTATTGAAAAAGCAAATTCTGGTCACCCAGGTTTACCGATGGGGGCAGCGCCAATGGCTTATACGCTATGGACAAAACAATTACGCCATAATCCAGCCAATCCAAAATGGTATAACCGTGATCGTTTTGTACTGTCAGCTGGTCATGGTTCAATGCTTCTATACAGCTTACTTCATCTTGGAGGCTATGGTTTACCAATGGAAGAAATTCAAAATTTCCGCCAATGGGATTCATTAACACCAGGACATCCTGAATACGGTCATACAGTAGGTGTAGAGGCAACAACTGGTCCTCTTGGTCAAGGGATTGCTATGACTGTTGGTATGGCAATGGCTGAGCGTCATTTAGCGGCTACTTACAATAAACCAGGTCATGACATCGTTGACCACTACACATTTGCACTATGTGGTGATGGTGACTTAATGGAAGGTGTAGCTGCTGAAGCTATTTCATTAGCAGGCCACTTAAAACTTGAAAAATTAATCGTGCTTTACGATTCTAATGATATTTCTTTGGATGGTGACTTAGAAAAGTCATTCTCAGAAAACGTGCAAAAACGTTTTGAATCTTATGGTTGGAATTACTTAAAAGTAGCAGATGGTACAGATGTTGATGCGATTAATGCTGCCATTGAAGAAGCGAAAAAATCAACTGGCAAACCAACATTAATTGAAGTAAAAACGGTTATTGGTTTTGGTTCTCCAAATAAATCTGGTAAAGCAGATTCTCACGGTGCACCACTAGGTACAGATGAAGTTGTTTTAACGAAAGCTGCCTATGAGTGGGCTCACGAACCGTTCAAGATTCCTGCAGAAGTATATGATACATTTACTGCTGCTGCTGAAGTGCAAGGAGCACAACCAGAGGAAGCTTGGAATGCTAAATTTGCAGCATATAAAGAAGAATTCCCAGAGTTAGCAGCTCAATTTGAAAAAGCAATGAATGGTGAATTACCAGAGGATTTTGCTTCTGAATTACCAGTATATGAGGCAGGTAAATCAGTAGCAACGCGTTCTTCATCTGGTGATGCCATCAATGCCATCGCAAAGAAAACACCATCTTTCTTTGGGGGTTCAGCTGACCTTGCCGGCTCTAATAAAACAACAATGAAGGGCGCTGGTGACTTCTCAGCAGACGATTATGCAGGTCGCAACATCTGGTTCGGTGTTCGTGAATTTGCAATGGGTGCTGCTATGAACGGTATGGCACTTCACGGTGGTTTAAATGTATTTGGTGGTACGTTCTTCGTGTTCTCAGATTACGTTCGTCCAGCAGTGCGCCTATCTGCATTAATGGGTCTTCCTGTAACATATGTATTTACACATGACTCAATTGCGGTAGGGGAAGATGGTCCAACTCATGAACCAATCGAACACCTTGCATCATTACGTGCAATGCCAAATCTATCTGTTATTCGTCCTGCAGATGCAAACGAATCAGCAGTCGCTTGGGAACTTGCAGTAGCTTCTGAAAAAACACCAACAGTTTTAGTATTATCTCGTCAAAACTTACCAGTACTTGACGCTTCTATTGAAACAGTACGTGAAGGTGTGACAAAAGGTGCTTATACAGTGTCTCCTGCTACAAAAGAAGTTGCAGATGCGATTTTAATCGCAACAGGTTCAGAGGTTTCACTTGCTGTTGAAGCACAAAAAGCATTAAAAGCTGAAGGAATGGATGTAGCTGTTGTTTCAATGCCATCTATGGATCGCTTTGAAAAACAAGATGCAGCTTACAAAGAATCTGTTCTACCAAAAGCTGTGACAAAACGTCTTGCGATTGAAATGGGTGCATCATTCGGCTGGCATAAGTATACTGGCTTTGAAGGTGATGTGCTTGCTATCGATAAATTTGGCGCATCAGCACCAGGTGAAGTAGTAATGGAAAAATACGGCTTCACGGTAGAAAATGTCGTAGCAAAAGTAAAAGCATTATAAAAGAAACAATGAATACCGCAACACTCAGTGAGCTTCTTTCTCTGTGTTGCGGTTCTTTTCTTTTTTATAGCTTTTTAGTACCGTAATGTATAAAGCCAAGAATTGAGTGACTAGAATACCCATGAAAAGGATAAAATCCTTTGTACTACCACCAATTCCTAATTCATCTACGATAATGGCAGAAAACCAAAGAAGCTGACCAGAAACGATGACGGTTAAACTGGCAAAAATAGTACATAACCAAATGGGTGTTTTTTTGATGCAAACCATAATGAGTAGCAAAATAGAGAACAGAAAAATCACAAGAAAGATAGGATCAAGTAAGGAAAACACATTGTTTGTGACAAAGTTATGATAGGTAAAACGATGATCCATAAAAGATCCCTTTTTTACAAATATTAACGTATCTAATAAAAAAAGGTTCAATTTGGGAGTGGGGTAAAAAGAAGAGTGAGTAGTATATGATGTAATTGGTGCACGTCATCATGTAAGTGATCTACCAAAGTACCTCTAAAAGTATAAAAAACTGCATGCTAACATGCAGTCTTTTTATGTAGGAGGCTATTTAGCGAGCCCATTTTGAAAGGCGTAGACAACAGCTTGTGTGCGATCTTGCACTTCTAGCTTAGCCAAAATATTGCTTACATGCGTCTTTACCGTTTTTAAGGCGATATATAGCTCGTCGGCGATTTCCTGATTGGCTTTGCCCTGTGCCATCAGCAATAATACTTCCATTTCACGGTCAGTAAGTTGCTCGTAAAGGGGCGTATTATTACCGTGACGCATACGGTGCATCATTTTGGATGTTACCTCTGGCTCTAATACCGTTTCGCCACCTATTGTTTTACGGATAGCATCGGCAATTTGTTTTGCATTTGATGTTTTTAGAATATAACTCACTGCCCCAGCCTCTAAGGCAGGATAGACTTTATCATCATCTAAAAAACTAGTGACCATCATAATTTTTGCCTCAGGCCATGCCGCTAAAATTTCTGCTGTTGCCTCTGCTCCTGTCATGATCGGCATGACATTATCCATTAAAATTATATCAGGTCTAAGTTCAAGGGCACGTTCTACAGCCTCTTTGCCATTTTCAGCCTCTCCAACAACTGTAATATCCGGTTGTGCTGATAAATACGCTGAGACACCAATACGTACCATTTCATGATCATCCGCTATGAGCACTTGTATCATCGTCATTGATCTCCTCCTTATGCAGTGGAATTTTAACCTCCACTATCGTTCCTTCTCCAGGCACTGACACAATTTTATAAGTGCAACCAATTTCAACTGCCCGTTCTGCTATATTTTGTAAGCCATAGGAAGTGGATTTATCTGCCTCTACATCAAAGCCTAACCCATTATCTTGAATTCGTAAAATAGCTAAGTCGTCTCGTGCAACTAAAAGTAACTCCACTTCACTTGCCTTAGCATGACGAAGTGTATTGGAGAGCGCTTCCTGAGCAATACGGAATAAATGGTCTTCCTCTGCCTTGGTTAAGGCCATTTCCTCTAACTCATATTCAATATGAAAATAAACTTTTTGCTGAAGCTCAATAATCAATTCCTCTAAGCCTTGTGCCAATGTTTTATTGTGTAGCGCTACAGGTCGTAAATGCAGCAATAATGCACGCATTTCAAGCTGAGCTTGTTGAACAATTTTCTCCACTTGTTTTAAACTCGTAGCATTTTCGTCATTTTCAGTTAATGCGGAGAGCAACATGGAGGCAGCAAACAGTTGCTGTGACACGGAATCATGCAGTTCTCGAGCAAGTCGTTGGCGTTCAGCAATTATGCGCTCCTGAATAATTTTGTCATTAGCTTCCGCCCGTTCATTAGATAAACGCTGTAAGCTTTTACGCTGTGTATCAATTAATTCACTTGTTTGAATAAGTGCTTTTTTTAATGGCTTTGGTAAAGCTTGCTTTTTAGGAAAAATAAAATCTGGCTCGATTAATTGCTTCACGATACGTGTTGCTTGAGCTTCTCGTGCACGAGCAGTCATACTAATCC is a genomic window containing:
- a CDS encoding YneB family resolvase-like protein, with protein sequence MINNQLSAVVYCRVSTEKETQSSSLERQQEELLRYAKEQGYEVKGVFKDKHSGYDVEREGLLEMLDFIKEKGINALFVQDETRLGRGNARMAVLHLLQKSATDVFSMRDAGPVQLNEMDTMLLEILAIVEEYQRRIHNAKIRRGMRRAVENGFRPENNLSNRGNPHGQERKELPVDEIVKLRKRGFTFEEISITLRGLGFEVSKATVHRRFQEHQERLAGK
- the def gene encoding peptide deformylase codes for the protein MNRFHPNYMITMKDFVKEDSVLLRKQTQEVTIPVTKEDQHTLLSMLQYLKNSQDPNLAKKYKLRPGSGLSANQIGVDKRMFAIFFDDYEMMLINPKIISHSVNMIYLPEGEGCLSVNRPVHGFVPRYERIKVKGYNINGQEIIVQLQGYGAIVVQHEIDHLNGIMFYDRINKEHPFKLPTNVSIESLSSY
- a CDS encoding helix-turn-helix transcriptional regulator; the encoded protein is MKNIIKVLRKRLGITQAALAKECGVVRQTINCIENDKYDPTLELAFKIAKVLNSRIDEVFIYE
- a CDS encoding DJ-1/PfpI family protein; translated protein: MKKTAVLLYPQFSEYELSVALSILMQGGKPIITLGLNNEPIRGESGLCCVVDSLISEANLADIDSLVLPGCMDISYLQQEQEIFDFIRAIHDKEGIIASISSSPYLLAKAGILANKQYTVGLPLDGIRQLGIFDLRHYSDELFVQDGHIITARGRAFIQFGINLGKALNLNFNANWYEK
- a CDS encoding GNAT family N-acetyltransferase codes for the protein MNITTQRLLIRNFEAKDFPAIYSYLSDKTVMHYMPEGVFDEEQVRKFIIENSDVQAKHFAIVLREQQLVIGHIVFHRYFGEHTYEIGWVLNPLYQNHGFASEAALAVLDYGFTEMKLHRIIATCQPENIASYRVMEKIGMRREGFFKKCIPHGEDWWDEFYYAILQEEWTNKGECE
- a CDS encoding DUF896 domain-containing protein, with the protein product MLSKEKINRINELSAKAKSGQLTEEEAKERTALRKEYLDTFRATMRDTIENVKVVDVEGNDVTPEKVRQAKKNKFLN
- the tkt gene encoding transketolase yields the protein MTQHADLLAINAIRTLSIDAIEKANSGHPGLPMGAAPMAYTLWTKQLRHNPANPKWYNRDRFVLSAGHGSMLLYSLLHLGGYGLPMEEIQNFRQWDSLTPGHPEYGHTVGVEATTGPLGQGIAMTVGMAMAERHLAATYNKPGHDIVDHYTFALCGDGDLMEGVAAEAISLAGHLKLEKLIVLYDSNDISLDGDLEKSFSENVQKRFESYGWNYLKVADGTDVDAINAAIEEAKKSTGKPTLIEVKTVIGFGSPNKSGKADSHGAPLGTDEVVLTKAAYEWAHEPFKIPAEVYDTFTAAAEVQGAQPEEAWNAKFAAYKEEFPELAAQFEKAMNGELPEDFASELPVYEAGKSVATRSSSGDAINAIAKKTPSFFGGSADLAGSNKTTMKGAGDFSADDYAGRNIWFGVREFAMGAAMNGMALHGGLNVFGGTFFVFSDYVRPAVRLSALMGLPVTYVFTHDSIAVGEDGPTHEPIEHLASLRAMPNLSVIRPADANESAVAWELAVASEKTPTVLVLSRQNLPVLDASIETVREGVTKGAYTVSPATKEVADAILIATGSEVSLAVEAQKALKAEGMDVAVVSMPSMDRFEKQDAAYKESVLPKAVTKRLAIEMGASFGWHKYTGFEGDVLAIDKFGASAPGEVVMEKYGFTVENVVAKVKAL
- a CDS encoding response regulator transcription factor translates to MIQVLIADDHEMVRIGVSAYLSAQPDITVVGEAENGKEAVERALELRPDIILMDNVMPIMTGAEATAEILAAWPEAKIMMVTSFLDDDKVYPALEAGAVSYILKTSNAKQIADAIRKTIGGETVLEPEVTSKMMHRMRHGNNTPLYEQLTDREMEVLLLMAQGKANQEIADELYIALKTVKTHVSNILAKLEVQDRTQAVVYAFQNGLAK